In Egicoccus sp. AB-alg2, a single genomic region encodes these proteins:
- a CDS encoding alpha/beta fold hydrolase — translation MWREGYVLGGSTRFFVRVLGTPGWAPGEASAERDDELIVLLHGWPQDGTSWRYVAPVLADAGYRVACPDLKGFGRTMAPRGTRYDPETLGDEISRLIRNLHARKAVLVGHDWGGPVAVATAFRHPGMVRALVVASAPIRRIDLRRAWHIPLLNLPLVPELAFKLAPRQLVAAGLRHASARPEAFTSEVVDQYAGAIAGHPRGWLPYYRELSRRAVLEATVRRVRRRTGFLPDPQPPNRLRVPASVIWGEDDPVTPISLAEGVARDLDAPLVGIPGAGHFVQEEAPLAVAEAILDLAGPGAYARAGQDTTR, via the coding sequence GTGTGGCGTGAGGGCTATGTCCTCGGAGGCAGCACCAGGTTCTTCGTGCGTGTGCTGGGCACGCCCGGCTGGGCGCCCGGGGAGGCGTCCGCGGAGCGTGACGACGAACTGATCGTGCTGTTGCACGGCTGGCCGCAGGACGGCACGAGCTGGCGGTACGTGGCGCCGGTGCTGGCCGATGCCGGCTACCGGGTCGCCTGCCCGGACCTCAAGGGCTTCGGACGCACGATGGCGCCGCGCGGCACCCGCTACGACCCGGAGACGCTCGGCGACGAGATCAGCCGCCTGATCCGCAACCTGCACGCCCGCAAGGCCGTGCTGGTCGGGCACGACTGGGGCGGCCCCGTGGCGGTCGCCACCGCGTTCCGGCATCCGGGCATGGTCCGTGCGCTGGTGGTGGCGTCGGCGCCGATCCGGCGGATCGACCTGCGGCGGGCGTGGCACATCCCCTTGCTGAACCTCCCGCTCGTGCCGGAACTGGCCTTCAAGCTGGCACCGAGACAACTCGTGGCCGCCGGCCTGCGGCACGCGTCGGCACGTCCCGAGGCGTTCACCTCCGAGGTGGTGGACCAGTACGCGGGCGCGATCGCCGGCCACCCGCGCGGCTGGCTGCCGTACTACCGCGAGCTGTCCCGGCGTGCCGTCCTGGAGGCGACGGTGCGGCGCGTGCGGCGGCGCACCGGATTCCTGCCCGACCCGCAGCCGCCCAACCGCCTCCGCGTGCCCGCGAGCGTGATCTGGGGCGAGGACGATCCCGTCACCCCGATCTCCCTGGCCGAGGGCGTGGCCCGCGACCTCGACGCCCCGCTGGTCGGCATCCCGGGCGCCGGTCACTTCGTGCAGGAGGAGGCACCGCTGGCCGTGGCCGAGGCGATCCTCGACCTCGCCGGCCCCGGCGCCTACGCCCGCGCGGGACAGGACACGACACGATGA